In one window of Rathayibacter caricis DSM 15933 DNA:
- the rpmG gene encoding 50S ribosomal protein L33, producing MAKQQDVRPIIKLRSTAGTGYTYVTKKNRRNDPDRLVLKKYDPVVRKHVDFREER from the coding sequence ATGGCAAAGCAGCAGGACGTCCGTCCCATCATCAAGCTCCGTTCGACGGCTGGAACCGGTTACACCTACGTGACCAAGAAGAACCGTCGCAACGACCCCGACCGTCTCGTGCTGAAGAAGTACGACCCCGTAGTGCGCAAGCACGTCGACTTCCGCGAGGAGCGCTAG
- a CDS encoding polysaccharide deacetylase family protein, producing the protein MESLRRRALLLGIASAAVGLSGCTADPRPAPLTAVPVAATPTPTPPPRPVPTATATPVPVRARVPLPEGIITELPAGVGNAMAWTVDDGADTEVVAAYAQFAKDTGTRLTFFLNGQYDSWTVCAPALAPLVASGQVQLANHTWSHVDLTSLGSDGVQEELGRNGEFIRSTYGVEAAPFYRPPFGYTDAASRAAAAGIGYTATTLWYGSLSDSGRITTEQVLAFADEWFQPQRIVIGHANFDPVTQVYAQLVDLLVARSLETVTLRDVFAV; encoded by the coding sequence ATGGAATCGCTGAGGCGCCGCGCGCTGCTGCTGGGCATCGCGTCGGCCGCGGTGGGGCTGAGCGGCTGCACCGCCGACCCGAGACCCGCGCCGCTGACGGCGGTGCCGGTGGCGGCCACTCCGACTCCGACTCCCCCGCCGCGCCCGGTTCCGACCGCGACCGCGACGCCCGTGCCGGTGCGCGCCCGGGTGCCGCTGCCCGAGGGGATCATCACCGAGCTGCCGGCCGGCGTCGGGAACGCGATGGCGTGGACGGTCGACGACGGCGCCGACACCGAGGTCGTCGCCGCCTATGCGCAGTTCGCGAAGGACACCGGAACGCGCCTCACCTTCTTCCTCAACGGTCAGTACGACTCGTGGACCGTGTGCGCGCCGGCGCTCGCTCCGCTCGTCGCCTCGGGCCAGGTGCAGCTCGCGAACCACACCTGGTCGCACGTCGACCTCACGAGCCTGGGCTCCGACGGGGTGCAGGAGGAGCTCGGCCGGAACGGCGAGTTCATCCGCTCGACCTACGGGGTCGAGGCCGCACCGTTCTACCGGCCGCCGTTCGGCTACACCGACGCCGCGAGCCGGGCCGCCGCCGCGGGGATCGGCTACACGGCGACCACCCTCTGGTACGGCTCGCTGTCCGACTCCGGCCGCATCACGACGGAGCAGGTGCTGGCCTTCGCCGACGAGTGGTTCCAGCCGCAGCGCATCGTGATCGGGCACGCGAACTTCGATCCCGTCACGCAGGTCTACGCGCAGCTGGTCGACCTCCTCGTCGCCCGGTCGCTCGAGACGGTGACGCTGCGCGACGTGTTCGCGGTCTGA
- a CDS encoding ABC transporter ATP-binding protein translates to MSGKALSVEEIVDGRHPLRSVVGLLRRRPRRILAAVAFFAVKDTPLWFLPVVTAEVIDIVVAGGPSSGLLLWSVIALVLLAQNYPNHVMFVRLFMGTVRDMGADLRKAIANRLQLLSIGFHARANSAIVQTKVVRDVENIETMLQQTANPLLSAVMVLIGAVTMTALNVPAFLPVYALAIPLAVLLRRILQRRSMQRNEQFRREVERFSATVGAMATLMPVTRAHGLEQTAVRTVATGAEGVREAGFELDLLNGRFASLSWVSLQLLGVGCLVLAAWVSISGWLPVTPGQVVLLSSYFALLTSSMTNLLMLLPLAARGSESVRSIAEVLEDPDLEHNEGKRAVGRVAGRITLEGVDFRYGDDGAALHGIDLDLRPGETVAFVGASGSGKSTLLNVVLGFLRPTKGRILLDGVDMETLDLRTFRRSVSVVPQESVLFEGTIRDNIAYGLGDVSDERMEAALRDANAWEIVEALPDGWDSVVGERGARLSGGQRQRLSIARALIRDPRVLLLDEATSALDPESEALIKEALGRLTAGRTTLVVAHRFSTIRSADRIVVLERGRIAEWGSHDELLAVGGHYARMHAAQSG, encoded by the coding sequence ATGTCTGGGAAAGCACTTTCCGTCGAGGAGATCGTCGACGGGCGGCATCCGCTGCGCAGCGTCGTCGGCCTGCTCCGGAGGCGTCCGCGCCGCATCCTCGCCGCCGTCGCCTTCTTCGCGGTGAAGGACACCCCGCTCTGGTTCCTGCCCGTCGTCACCGCCGAGGTGATCGACATCGTCGTCGCGGGCGGGCCGAGCAGTGGACTGCTGCTGTGGTCGGTGATCGCCCTGGTGCTGCTCGCGCAGAACTACCCCAACCACGTGATGTTCGTGCGGCTGTTCATGGGCACGGTCCGCGACATGGGCGCGGATCTGCGCAAGGCCATCGCGAACCGCCTGCAGCTGCTCTCGATCGGGTTCCACGCCCGGGCGAACAGCGCGATCGTGCAGACCAAGGTGGTCCGCGACGTCGAGAACATCGAGACGATGCTGCAGCAGACCGCGAATCCGCTGCTCTCGGCGGTGATGGTGCTGATCGGAGCCGTCACGATGACGGCGCTCAACGTGCCGGCCTTCCTCCCCGTCTACGCCCTCGCGATCCCGCTCGCGGTGCTGCTGCGACGGATCCTGCAGCGGCGCAGCATGCAGCGCAACGAGCAGTTCCGCCGCGAGGTCGAGCGCTTCTCGGCGACCGTCGGAGCGATGGCCACCCTCATGCCCGTCACCCGCGCGCACGGCCTCGAGCAGACCGCGGTCCGCACCGTCGCCACCGGCGCCGAGGGTGTGCGCGAGGCCGGCTTCGAGCTCGACCTGCTCAACGGGCGCTTCGCCTCGCTGTCGTGGGTGAGCCTGCAGCTGCTCGGAGTCGGCTGCCTGGTGCTCGCCGCGTGGGTCTCGATCTCGGGATGGCTCCCCGTCACTCCGGGCCAGGTCGTGCTGCTGAGCAGCTACTTCGCGCTCCTCACCTCCTCCATGACCAACCTGCTGATGCTGCTCCCGCTCGCGGCGCGCGGCTCCGAGTCGGTCCGCTCCATCGCCGAGGTGCTCGAGGATCCCGACCTCGAGCACAACGAGGGCAAGCGCGCGGTCGGCCGGGTCGCCGGGCGCATCACTCTCGAGGGCGTCGACTTCCGCTACGGCGACGACGGAGCGGCCCTGCACGGCATCGACCTCGATCTGCGCCCGGGCGAGACGGTCGCCTTCGTCGGCGCCTCCGGATCGGGCAAATCGACCCTGCTGAACGTGGTGCTGGGCTTCCTCCGGCCCACGAAGGGCCGGATCCTGCTCGACGGCGTCGACATGGAGACGCTCGACCTCCGCACCTTCCGCCGCTCCGTCTCGGTGGTGCCGCAGGAGTCGGTGCTCTTCGAGGGCACGATCCGCGACAACATCGCCTACGGCCTCGGCGACGTGTCCGACGAGCGGATGGAGGCGGCACTGCGCGACGCGAACGCGTGGGAGATCGTCGAAGCGCTGCCCGACGGCTGGGACTCCGTCGTGGGGGAGCGCGGCGCCCGCCTGTCGGGCGGCCAGCGCCAGCGGCTCTCGATCGCCCGCGCCCTCATCCGCGACCCGCGCGTGCTGCTGCTGGACGAGGCGACGAGCGCCCTCGACCCGGAGTCGGAGGCGCTGATCAAGGAGGCGCTCGGCCGGCTCACGGCGGGCCGCACGACGCTGGTCGTCGCGCACCGCTTCTCGACCATCCGCTCGGCCGACCGCATCGTCGTGCTCGAGCGCGGGCGCATCGCGGAGTGGGGCTCGCACGACGAGCTGCTCGCCGTCGGCGGGCACTACGCGCGGATGCACGCGGCGCAGTCGGGGTGA
- the rpsN gene encoding 30S ribosomal protein S14 has protein sequence MAKKSKIARNEQRKVIVDRYAAKRLELKKALVDPAGTDESREAARVGLQKLPRNASPVRVRGRDAVDGRPRGNLSKFGISRVRFRDMAHRGELPGITKSSW, from the coding sequence ATGGCCAAGAAGAGCAAGATCGCCCGCAACGAGCAGCGCAAGGTGATCGTCGACCGCTACGCCGCCAAGCGCCTGGAGCTCAAGAAGGCTCTGGTCGACCCGGCCGGCACCGACGAGTCCCGCGAGGCCGCCCGCGTCGGCCTCCAGAAGCTCCCCCGCAACGCCTCGCCGGTCCGCGTCCGCGGCCGCGACGCCGTCGACGGCCGCCCCCGCGGCAACCTGTCGAAGTTCGGCATCTCGCGTGTCCGCTTCCGCGACATGGCGCACCGCGGCGAGCTGCCCGGCATCACGAAGTCCAGCTGGTAG
- a CDS encoding LysE/ArgO family amino acid transporter yields the protein MSPLLAAVSGLGFGLSLIIAIGAQNAFVLRQGLRREHVLAVVAICALCDAALIVLGIAGIGAVLESAPWLLVVIRCGGIAFLLGYAVLAAKRALRPGTLDGDPAGASTSLRTAITTCLALTLLNPHVYLDTVVLLGSVANTHGDERWFFGVGAVVGSVLWFTALGFGARVLRPLFRSRTAWRVLDAGVAVVMVVLAVSLALSH from the coding sequence GTGTCCCCCCTCCTCGCCGCCGTGTCCGGCCTCGGCTTCGGCCTCTCGCTCATCATCGCCATCGGCGCCCAGAACGCCTTCGTGCTCCGGCAGGGCCTCCGCCGCGAGCACGTCCTCGCCGTGGTGGCGATCTGCGCGCTCTGCGACGCGGCGCTGATCGTGCTCGGCATCGCGGGCATCGGCGCGGTGCTCGAGTCGGCGCCGTGGCTGCTGGTCGTGATCCGCTGCGGCGGCATCGCGTTCCTGCTCGGCTACGCGGTCCTCGCCGCGAAGCGCGCGCTCCGCCCCGGCACGCTCGACGGCGACCCGGCGGGCGCGTCCACCTCGCTGCGGACGGCCATCACGACCTGCCTGGCGCTGACGCTCCTGAATCCGCACGTCTACCTCGACACGGTGGTGCTGCTGGGGTCCGTCGCGAACACGCACGGCGACGAGCGCTGGTTCTTCGGGGTCGGGGCGGTGGTGGGCAGCGTGCTGTGGTTCACGGCGCTGGGCTTCGGGGCTCGGGTGCTGCGTCCGCTGTTCCGGAGCCGGACGGCCTGGCGGGTGCTGGATGCGGGAGTCGCGGTCGTGATGGTCGTGCTGGCGGTGTCCCTGG
- the rpmB gene encoding 50S ribosomal protein L28 → MAAVCQVTGAVPGFGHAISHSHRRTKRRFDPNVQKKTYYVPSLRRNVTLTLSAKGIKVIDARGIESVVKDILARGVKI, encoded by the coding sequence ATGGCAGCAGTCTGCCAGGTGACCGGAGCCGTTCCCGGCTTCGGACACGCCATCTCGCACTCGCACCGGCGCACCAAGCGCCGCTTCGACCCGAACGTGCAGAAGAAGACGTACTACGTCCCCTCGCTCCGCCGTAACGTCACCCTGACGCTGTCGGCCAAGGGCATCAAGGTCATCGACGCCCGTGGCATCGAGTCCGTCGTCAAGGACATTCTCGCTCGTGGGGTGAAGATCTAA
- a CDS encoding LysR family transcriptional regulator ArgP → MLTDDLDLSRLRALAAAVRYGSFDAAARALHVTPSALSQRIKALETAAGRVLLVRSRPVVATEAGAGLLRLARQIELLAEDAVRALAGDEAEGAGPVPLALAVNADSLATWVLPALAGVPGAVFELHREDQEHTTAFLRDGTVIAAVTAESEAVLGCSVAPLGVMRYRAMAAPAFAGRWFPSGGLEGLAEAPVVVFDEKDRLQERFLAAHAPGSAPPRHRVPGSTDFEAAVRLGLGWGMLPELQAPVGDPGLVALGGDPVDIPLYWQQWSLRTPSLDAVAAAIAAAARASLR, encoded by the coding sequence ATGCTCACCGACGATCTCGATCTCTCCCGCCTGCGCGCGCTGGCCGCCGCCGTGCGGTACGGCTCCTTCGACGCAGCCGCCCGCGCCCTGCACGTCACCCCGTCGGCGCTCAGTCAGCGGATCAAGGCGCTCGAGACCGCGGCCGGACGCGTGCTCCTCGTGCGCTCGCGCCCGGTCGTCGCCACCGAGGCCGGAGCCGGGCTCCTGCGGCTCGCCCGTCAGATCGAGCTGCTCGCCGAGGACGCCGTGCGCGCCCTGGCCGGCGACGAGGCGGAGGGAGCCGGCCCGGTGCCCCTCGCGCTCGCCGTCAACGCCGACTCGCTGGCCACCTGGGTCCTCCCGGCGCTCGCCGGCGTGCCCGGCGCCGTCTTCGAGCTGCACCGCGAGGATCAGGAGCACACGACCGCGTTCCTCCGCGACGGCACGGTGATCGCGGCGGTCACGGCCGAGTCGGAGGCGGTGCTCGGCTGCTCCGTCGCTCCGCTGGGCGTCATGCGCTACCGGGCGATGGCGGCGCCCGCGTTCGCCGGCCGCTGGTTCCCCTCGGGCGGGCTCGAGGGCCTCGCCGAGGCGCCCGTCGTCGTCTTCGACGAGAAGGACCGCCTGCAGGAGCGGTTCCTCGCCGCCCACGCGCCCGGATCCGCTCCGCCCCGGCACCGCGTGCCCGGCTCGACCGACTTCGAAGCGGCCGTGCGGCTCGGCCTGGGGTGGGGCATGCTGCCGGAGCTGCAGGCCCCGGTGGGCGATCCCGGCCTCGTCGCGCTGGGCGGCGACCCGGTCGACATCCCCCTCTACTGGCAGCAGTGGTCGCTCCGGACGCCGAGCCTCGACGCGGTCGCCGCGGCGATCGCCGCGGCCGCCCGCGCGAGCCTGCGCTGA